A stretch of Candidatus Alcyoniella australis DNA encodes these proteins:
- a CDS encoding GDSL-type esterase/lipase family protein, producing the protein MKSRLIVLRRIFSVALCALLLALIASSAHTAWVEQGTGLNAKYWRYQSLWDSRKPAELGGFKPEPGARLLYPDMYHVRSLYQRSTLEFTAQQARGIALEVTGVRSGKRFRFELGPEQQALLQPGRHTLSLDTNGKQLGMMLDGEFVERVESIDDYLRDLVIELGDSELELINFRVYNTIANTLSEQTDFEPRRVQVLGMLPVCAVAAIIGALLLLLDLLLVSRLTVRPWREILDKLALHYLPLMIGLLIWQGHTDQPIVPLTGLAISLFLRARSAILVRGLFSVRHRLTSSSRIWQRRIDARGMVRWSVAALVLGALYGRAALPYDLDAPELLSACAALLWAFALGYGTLLAALGRFGGHEVVRRYLWTFSPLALTLPWVGLSMPRAIVGPVLLCVLLLQFTFLTANRSRLRGYGLLMSLWLVVLVAGFELWMRSEPAMRRWEQPMGLGSGYVPDDSLFYIPKSLFVRREDFQMRDDFKVHREVNFRSGVIPFDKPPGVFRIIVIGGSNVYGDGVDELSDVFTEVLERRLNSHGANVEFEVINSGVSGYNSFQLMILDHEYLSRYEFDLSILYLNRNDLIHDEGPYTYRELHRMMQRGEHRKRWVPGLQSLLRQSFVYNYYTDLVVRIRMWIVRSYSPSVGISKNVNPPEDYAQNLRELISQQRGRGAQVILAAEYWGESAARNMDLKGVIPQQRELMQQIAEETGVPFVDVYGYLRNNYEVAQIVFAHDLVHCNQVGHQAIAELLERTLIENRLVPID; encoded by the coding sequence TTGAAAAGCAGACTAATCGTACTCCGACGGATCTTCAGCGTGGCCTTGTGCGCATTGCTGCTGGCGCTGATCGCATCCAGCGCACATACGGCCTGGGTCGAACAAGGAACCGGATTAAACGCCAAGTACTGGCGCTATCAATCGCTCTGGGATTCGCGCAAACCCGCTGAACTCGGCGGATTCAAACCCGAGCCCGGCGCGCGATTGCTCTATCCGGATATGTATCACGTGCGCTCGCTCTACCAGCGTTCGACTCTCGAATTCACGGCGCAACAAGCACGTGGGATAGCGCTGGAGGTTACCGGCGTGAGGAGCGGCAAGCGCTTCCGCTTCGAGCTGGGCCCGGAACAACAGGCGTTACTGCAGCCGGGACGTCACACCCTGAGCCTGGACACCAACGGCAAGCAGTTGGGGATGATGCTCGACGGAGAGTTCGTTGAACGCGTGGAGAGCATTGACGACTATCTGCGCGACCTGGTGATCGAGCTGGGCGACTCGGAGTTGGAACTTATCAATTTCAGGGTTTACAACACGATCGCGAACACACTATCGGAGCAGACCGATTTTGAACCACGACGCGTGCAGGTGCTGGGCATGCTGCCGGTCTGCGCAGTGGCGGCGATCATCGGCGCGCTGTTGCTGTTGCTGGACTTGCTGCTTGTCTCGCGTCTCACTGTTCGTCCGTGGCGCGAGATACTGGACAAGCTGGCGCTGCATTATCTGCCGCTGATGATCGGTCTGCTGATCTGGCAAGGGCACACCGACCAGCCGATCGTTCCGCTGACGGGGTTGGCGATTTCGTTATTTTTGCGCGCTCGTAGCGCGATTCTTGTAAGAGGGCTGTTCAGCGTTCGCCACAGGCTGACCTCGAGCTCGCGAATCTGGCAACGCCGCATCGATGCTCGCGGCATGGTGCGCTGGTCCGTTGCCGCCTTGGTGCTCGGTGCGTTGTATGGTCGTGCGGCGCTGCCCTACGACCTGGACGCGCCCGAGCTGCTGTCCGCCTGCGCCGCCTTGCTCTGGGCCTTTGCCCTGGGCTACGGCACGCTGCTGGCCGCGCTTGGACGCTTCGGCGGTCACGAGGTCGTGCGGCGCTACCTGTGGACCTTCTCGCCGCTGGCGCTAACCCTGCCGTGGGTTGGCTTGTCCATGCCGCGTGCAATTGTCGGTCCGGTGCTGCTGTGCGTGTTGCTGCTGCAGTTCACATTTCTCACGGCCAACCGCAGCAGGCTGCGCGGCTACGGACTGTTGATGAGTCTGTGGCTGGTAGTACTGGTCGCTGGATTCGAGCTGTGGATGCGCAGCGAACCGGCAATGCGGCGCTGGGAACAACCGATGGGGCTGGGCAGTGGGTACGTGCCGGACGATTCGTTGTTCTACATTCCCAAGAGCCTGTTCGTCCGTCGCGAGGATTTTCAGATGCGCGACGATTTCAAGGTCCATCGCGAGGTTAATTTCCGCAGCGGCGTGATCCCCTTTGACAAGCCGCCGGGTGTTTTTCGCATCATCGTTATCGGCGGATCCAACGTCTACGGCGACGGCGTCGACGAGTTGAGCGACGTTTTTACCGAGGTGCTCGAGCGCCGACTGAACTCCCACGGAGCGAACGTCGAGTTCGAGGTAATCAACTCCGGGGTCAGCGGCTACAACTCGTTCCAACTGATGATCCTCGACCACGAGTACCTGTCGCGCTATGAATTCGACCTGAGCATCCTCTATCTAAATCGTAACGACCTGATCCACGACGAGGGGCCCTACACCTACCGCGAACTGCACCGAATGATGCAGCGCGGCGAGCACCGCAAGCGCTGGGTGCCCGGGCTGCAATCGCTGCTGCGTCAAAGTTTCGTCTACAATTATTACACCGACCTGGTGGTGCGCATCCGGATGTGGATCGTGCGCAGCTACAGCCCGAGCGTGGGCATCAGCAAGAACGTCAACCCGCCCGAGGACTATGCGCAGAACTTGCGCGAGCTGATCTCGCAACAACGCGGGCGCGGCGCGCAAGTGATTCTTGCGGCCGAATACTGGGGTGAATCCGCAGCGCGCAATATGGACCTTAAGGGAGTTATCCCGCAGCAGCGGGAACTGATGCAACAGATCGCCGAGGAGACGGGTGTGCCGTTCGTCGACGTCTACGGCTATCTGCGCAATAACTACGAGGTGGCGCAGATCGTGTTCGCCCACGACTTGGTGCACTGTAACCAGGTCGGCCACCAGGCGATCGCCGAGCTGCTCGAACGAACGTTGATCGAAAATCGACTGGTGCCGATCGACTAG
- a CDS encoding radical SAM protein has product MKLGLLLSREPGDLSWYHPLGLGYLVSYLRAADLDFEPLVTDDVERLIRWNPDVVGISCSSAAYGRAVDHAARIRSRLGVPLIIGGVHISTCPQSLLPVFDLAVIGEGERTLLELLTALRHSGRLQREELRSINGLAWLENGELVETPGRALIDPLDSVPLPDLDALGYTGGPAHVMTSRGCPFKCAFCSSAVHWGGYRSFGAQRVVDELQRLADNYGATEVHIYDDLFTADRKRLEQIAELMDERGLIGRLKLSGAVRADLTDPQLALLLRRMGFERITFGAESCSGPVLKFLKGNVTPEQNQQSVDSASAAGIKTGLSFIVGVPGETREDVLTTYRFISRNMLQRKIDQADVNILAPMPGTQIWQIALDRGLVGPQMNFELLRRPWDGLLLEPSFERHGLEYFRWDRTVRRMVELFGRPIIGLTGFSVSGRESAQDCELLGRILNTLYLISTESRNPQVVKGQGADLVICSCDDWYRTSRELIDKIPEALIVIADDARTLVRDAEQVGRMLWRSHLAGLDLLSSQQICVMSIAALARACDPSPSRLLELVENVDLSGLQIEIFDDQLDIDPFSPSNIDRFEVGEATLSEVLGAYSDGFLEKQRALNLESELRARVAQLEGLIRNGQKQS; this is encoded by the coding sequence ATGAAGCTCGGGCTGTTGCTCAGTCGCGAGCCGGGCGACTTGTCGTGGTACCACCCGTTGGGCCTGGGCTACCTGGTGTCGTACCTGCGCGCAGCGGATTTGGACTTCGAGCCGCTGGTGACCGACGACGTCGAACGACTGATCCGCTGGAATCCCGACGTGGTCGGAATCTCATGCTCCTCGGCAGCCTACGGTCGTGCCGTGGACCACGCGGCGCGGATTCGCTCGAGACTGGGCGTGCCGCTAATCATCGGCGGCGTGCATATCTCGACATGTCCGCAGAGCCTGCTGCCCGTTTTCGACCTGGCGGTGATCGGCGAAGGCGAGCGGACGCTGCTCGAGCTGCTGACAGCGCTAAGGCACAGCGGTCGACTGCAACGCGAGGAACTGCGCTCGATTAACGGACTAGCCTGGCTTGAAAACGGCGAGCTGGTAGAGACTCCCGGACGCGCGCTGATCGATCCGCTGGACAGCGTACCGTTGCCGGACCTCGATGCGTTGGGCTACACCGGCGGTCCGGCACACGTAATGACCAGCCGCGGCTGTCCGTTCAAATGCGCATTCTGCTCTTCCGCTGTGCATTGGGGCGGCTACCGTTCGTTCGGCGCGCAGCGGGTGGTCGACGAACTGCAACGGCTGGCTGACAACTACGGCGCCACCGAAGTGCACATCTACGACGATTTGTTCACCGCCGACCGTAAACGGCTTGAACAAATCGCCGAACTGATGGACGAACGCGGGTTGATCGGCCGGCTGAAGCTTTCCGGCGCAGTGCGCGCCGACTTGACCGATCCACAGCTGGCGCTTTTGCTCAGGCGGATGGGATTTGAGCGCATCACTTTCGGCGCCGAGTCGTGCTCCGGACCTGTGCTCAAATTCCTCAAGGGCAACGTCACTCCCGAACAAAATCAGCAAAGCGTTGACAGCGCGTCCGCGGCCGGAATCAAGACCGGGCTGAGCTTCATCGTCGGAGTGCCCGGCGAGACCCGCGAGGACGTGCTGACGACCTATCGCTTTATCAGCCGCAACATGCTTCAGCGCAAGATCGACCAGGCCGACGTCAACATCTTGGCTCCGATGCCCGGAACGCAGATCTGGCAAATCGCCCTCGATCGCGGGCTGGTCGGCCCGCAGATGAATTTCGAGCTTCTGCGTCGTCCGTGGGACGGGCTGCTGCTGGAGCCGAGCTTCGAGCGCCACGGCCTGGAATACTTCCGTTGGGATCGCACGGTACGACGCATGGTCGAGTTGTTCGGCAGGCCGATTATCGGCCTGACAGGGTTCAGCGTCTCCGGCCGGGAGTCGGCACAGGATTGTGAGCTGCTGGGCAGGATCCTTAACACGCTCTATCTGATCTCCACCGAGTCGCGTAATCCGCAGGTGGTTAAAGGGCAGGGGGCCGACCTGGTGATCTGCTCGTGCGACGACTGGTACCGCACGTCACGCGAGCTGATCGACAAGATCCCCGAGGCGCTGATCGTGATCGCGGACGATGCACGGACCCTGGTCCGCGACGCGGAGCAGGTCGGTCGGATGCTCTGGCGCTCACATCTTGCGGGCCTGGACCTGCTCTCATCTCAACAGATCTGCGTCATGTCGATTGCGGCCCTGGCCCGGGCGTGCGACCCATCCCCGAGCCGCTTGCTCGAGCTGGTTGAAAACGTTGATCTCAGCGGATTGCAAATCGAGATTTTCGACGATCAGCTCGACATCGACCCGTTCAGCCCGTCGAATATCGACCGCTTCGAGGTCGGAGAAGCCACGTTGAGCGAGGTGCTCGGCGCATATTCAGACGGCTTCCTGGAAAAGCAGCGCGCCTTGAACCTGGAGAGCGAGCTGCGCGCACGCGTAGCACAGCTCGAAGGGCTGATCCGCAACGGACAGAAACAGTCTTGA
- a CDS encoding glycosyltransferase family 39 protein has protein sequence MIANGPTTLRRLKSGFDNSRGTLVGVLLIVVVGAVLRLYKLGYQSLWTDEALTIYVSQSRLMSLLQFQLHDASPPLYYLVIGGWTMFIESDYWIRIFAALFGIAVLPFIYFLGRELFGRRVGMLSTALFALWPLHVYYSQENRYQSLFVLLVVLSSLAYLRMMVSLRLSSWAVYIAASALGMYTHYYMPMVIFGQTMATLLYFRSRRAWLLQGLALLAIALAFLPQLPLFMLQAGFEQQRETFPLIQRLIILLGFIVFGGSEWSMATLPYVNLDPGVKSYTAAAFVLGAPLLLSIALGAWRDFRHPRHRGLIAVMVLLPIVILLLLASFKQVFRPKYFLCWMPFFAILAAGGLSLLWHRSRPAASLLATAVIALLLGSTLNIYDGPNYRREAWRHAAFEISEQAQRGRDCVVVLNRYSSIAFFHYFDGEVPVIPILGNFTEPANIPQKVVQQRLEKLSQYFERMWLVLYQEQIWDPERAVRNTAEQMFQQVEIKNIPHDPRFDVAVYSLERDRQGAGLSSCVDFIDDAFSREQLLDGWLREIENQRWIGRSAEVKLKHHQREPFVQSIFYFYAPYFQDRTTQACLTVEGRDVNCRDLDQTANYWIHGVIPNDLLDRDVLRVGLRFSEGFIPDEVLHDGYTEELTVLVQRICIQDADERVSQ, from the coding sequence ATGATAGCGAACGGCCCCACGACTTTGCGAAGGCTGAAATCCGGTTTCGACAACAGCCGGGGCACGCTGGTCGGCGTACTGTTGATCGTTGTTGTCGGCGCCGTGTTGCGCCTCTACAAGCTGGGCTATCAATCGTTATGGACCGACGAGGCGCTGACGATCTACGTCAGCCAGTCGCGCCTGATGTCGCTGTTGCAATTCCAGTTACACGACGCCAGCCCGCCGCTTTATTACCTGGTGATCGGCGGCTGGACGATGTTCATAGAATCGGATTACTGGATCCGCATCTTTGCCGCGCTGTTCGGCATCGCGGTATTGCCCTTCATCTACTTCCTGGGCCGCGAACTTTTTGGACGACGGGTGGGAATGCTGTCAACGGCGCTGTTTGCGCTGTGGCCGCTGCACGTTTACTACAGTCAGGAGAACCGCTACCAAAGCCTGTTTGTGCTGCTGGTGGTGCTCAGCTCGCTGGCCTATTTGCGAATGATGGTTTCGTTGCGGCTAAGCTCATGGGCGGTCTACATCGCGGCCTCGGCCTTGGGGATGTACACCCATTACTACATGCCGATGGTGATCTTCGGCCAGACCATGGCGACGTTGCTCTATTTCCGCAGTCGACGCGCCTGGTTGCTGCAGGGCCTGGCCCTGCTCGCCATCGCGCTGGCGTTCCTTCCGCAGTTGCCGTTGTTCATGCTACAGGCCGGCTTCGAGCAGCAGCGCGAGACTTTCCCGCTGATTCAACGCTTGATCATTTTGCTGGGATTCATCGTGTTCGGCGGCAGCGAATGGAGCATGGCCACGCTGCCCTACGTCAATCTTGATCCGGGCGTTAAAAGCTATACAGCGGCCGCCTTTGTTTTGGGCGCTCCGCTGCTGCTTTCGATCGCCCTGGGGGCCTGGCGCGATTTTCGGCATCCGCGCCATCGCGGGCTGATCGCGGTGATGGTTCTGCTGCCGATCGTCATTTTGCTGTTGCTCGCCTCGTTCAAGCAGGTGTTCCGACCCAAGTACTTTCTGTGCTGGATGCCGTTCTTCGCGATTCTGGCCGCCGGTGGGTTGTCCCTGCTTTGGCATCGCAGCCGGCCGGCCGCGTCGCTGCTTGCCACGGCGGTAATTGCGCTGTTGCTCGGCTCGACGCTCAATATCTATGATGGTCCGAACTATCGGCGTGAGGCATGGCGACATGCGGCGTTTGAGATCAGCGAACAGGCGCAACGCGGCCGCGATTGCGTGGTGGTGCTCAACCGCTATTCCAGTATCGCCTTCTTTCACTATTTCGACGGTGAGGTGCCGGTAATCCCGATCCTTGGAAACTTCACCGAACCTGCGAACATTCCGCAGAAGGTGGTGCAACAGCGTTTGGAAAAGCTGTCGCAGTATTTCGAGCGGATGTGGCTCGTGTTGTACCAGGAGCAGATCTGGGATCCCGAGCGCGCTGTGCGCAATACTGCGGAGCAGATGTTCCAGCAGGTCGAAATCAAGAACATCCCCCACGATCCGCGCTTCGATGTCGCGGTCTATTCTCTGGAACGTGATCGTCAAGGGGCGGGCCTATCCAGCTGCGTCGATTTTATCGACGACGCGTTTTCTCGCGAACAGTTGCTCGACGGATGGCTGCGCGAGATCGAGAATCAGCGCTGGATCGGACGCTCGGCCGAGGTTAAGCTCAAACATCACCAACGGGAGCCGTTCGTGCAGTCGATCTTCTACTTCTACGCTCCGTACTTTCAAGACCGCACGACGCAGGCCTGTCTGACGGTCGAGGGGCGGGACGTCAACTGCCGCGATCTTGACCAGACCGCCAATTACTGGATTCACGGAGTGATCCCTAACGACCTGCTCGATCGCGACGTGTTGCGGGTCGGACTGCGCTTCTCCGAGGGATTCATCCCCGATGAGGTGCTGCACGATGGCTACACCGAGGAACTGACAGTGCTCGTGCAACGCATTTGCATCCAGGATGCTGACGAGCGGGTGTCTCAGTGA
- a CDS encoding glycosyltransferase family 39 protein, whose translation MKIESRDIRTAAFYALLAGSAFALRMHDIGQQPMWTDEATTIEPIRRLGLLQFLSLQASIDPNPPLYHLLAYLWGRLGSSVEWIRAFSAVCGALSVPLVYRLGREALSRPASLLAALWLMITPLHVHLSQQARYPAFLGLCAVLSMLYLVRSMDGGTSVDRRRFILFSAAMLYTHAFSVLVIAVELLVTIIYCKKVKGLGRLALSWLMVGLLFAPWIGHVMQQAKAYHGVVSLLPLPLVLTMTPVYLTMGYTDWHPPLRLPLSVSELFGLDKLDITLHLTILTLALLPFLALWGVGALRGRKREIGHGLIRLGLPLGLLMLIGAIVAVTLGLEHGWLNKPISLFKPYYLVVLLPMACLLFASGAEAAWRRSRLAAMLLVCVAAIPTWSGLREYQHPLILKEDWPGAAELIEQRARTGDGVLLPNRLNELCFDNYFDLHIPMRTVTGFHPMPDGSEPVAIDAQAVDAAFEQYISGLERVWIISAYPERTDPQRLLRQRIDQELYPIGCDNFRGNDPQLEPRFKLELYTTRPEVLWREFTPCIDFMQDDFHFLQLDDGWSSGGEQWRWIGPRAKAWLQWTKGADRLSAQIFVDTGHFEQVPFFVHLTAEGRVVNSLYVTSTGIFDIQGVLPSDLKWRPILEVELISEQFFISNHVYGDGDMEPKSINVQRIELQ comes from the coding sequence ATGAAAATCGAGAGCCGCGATATTCGCACGGCCGCGTTCTACGCGCTGTTGGCCGGGTCAGCCTTCGCCCTGCGGATGCACGATATCGGCCAGCAGCCGATGTGGACCGACGAGGCCACGACCATCGAGCCGATCCGTCGACTGGGGTTGCTGCAATTCCTCTCGCTACAGGCTTCGATCGATCCCAACCCGCCTCTTTATCACCTGCTGGCATACTTGTGGGGACGCCTGGGCAGCTCCGTAGAGTGGATCAGGGCTTTCTCGGCGGTCTGCGGCGCGCTGAGCGTGCCGCTGGTTTATCGGCTGGGTCGCGAAGCGCTCTCGCGCCCGGCGTCGCTGTTGGCCGCACTGTGGCTGATGATCACTCCGCTGCACGTACACCTCTCGCAGCAGGCGCGCTACCCGGCGTTCCTTGGGCTGTGCGCTGTACTGAGCATGCTCTACCTCGTGCGTTCGATGGACGGCGGAACGTCCGTCGACCGACGACGATTCATTCTGTTTAGCGCGGCGATGCTCTATACCCACGCCTTCTCCGTGCTGGTGATCGCCGTCGAGCTGCTGGTGACCATCATCTACTGTAAAAAGGTTAAAGGCCTGGGGCGACTTGCGTTGTCCTGGCTGATGGTCGGGTTGCTATTTGCGCCCTGGATCGGCCACGTAATGCAGCAGGCCAAGGCTTACCACGGAGTGGTGTCGTTGCTGCCGCTGCCCCTGGTCCTGACCATGACGCCGGTCTACCTGACCATGGGCTACACCGATTGGCATCCGCCGCTACGCCTGCCGCTGAGTGTCAGCGAGCTGTTCGGTCTGGACAAGCTCGATATAACTTTGCACCTGACGATCCTCACCCTGGCGCTGTTGCCGTTCCTGGCACTGTGGGGCGTAGGCGCCCTTCGCGGACGCAAGCGCGAGATTGGTCATGGTCTGATCAGACTCGGTCTGCCGCTTGGCCTGCTGATGCTGATCGGCGCGATCGTCGCGGTGACGCTGGGGCTGGAGCACGGTTGGTTGAACAAACCGATCAGCCTGTTCAAGCCTTACTATTTGGTGGTGCTGCTTCCCATGGCGTGCCTGCTGTTTGCCTCCGGAGCCGAGGCGGCCTGGCGGCGCAGCCGATTGGCGGCGATGCTGCTTGTCTGCGTCGCGGCAATCCCCACCTGGTCCGGCCTGCGCGAGTATCAGCATCCGCTGATTCTCAAGGAGGACTGGCCCGGGGCGGCCGAGCTGATCGAGCAGCGGGCGCGCACCGGTGACGGCGTTCTGCTGCCTAATCGGCTCAACGAGCTGTGTTTCGACAACTACTTCGACCTGCACATTCCAATGCGTACGGTGACCGGGTTCCATCCTATGCCCGACGGCTCCGAACCAGTGGCAATCGACGCCCAGGCCGTGGACGCGGCATTCGAGCAATATATTTCAGGGCTCGAGCGGGTCTGGATCATCAGCGCCTACCCCGAGCGAACCGACCCGCAACGGTTGCTGCGACAGCGGATCGATCAAGAGCTGTATCCGATCGGCTGCGATAATTTCCGCGGAAACGATCCGCAGCTTGAGCCGCGCTTCAAGCTCGAGCTCTACACCACACGGCCCGAGGTGCTTTGGCGCGAGTTCACACCCTGCATCGATTTTATGCAGGATGATTTCCACTTCCTGCAACTCGACGATGGTTGGAGCTCGGGTGGTGAGCAATGGCGCTGGATCGGTCCGCGGGCCAAGGCTTGGCTGCAATGGACCAAGGGCGCCGATCGGCTCTCGGCGCAGATCTTCGTCGACACCGGTCACTTCGAGCAAGTGCCGTTTTTCGTGCATTTGACGGCAGAGGGCAGGGTAGTCAACAGCCTCTACGTCACAAGCACCGGGATATTTGATATCCAGGGCGTGCTTCCAAGCGACCTGAAGTGGAGGCCGATTCTCGAGGTCGAGCTGATCTCCGAGCAATTCTTCATCTCGAACCACGTGTACGGCGACGGTGATATGGAGCCCAAGTCGATCAACGTCCAGCGGATTGAGCTGCAATGA
- a CDS encoding glycosyltransferase family 39 protein, with protein sequence MRGEPAGAERTGRRAAWSLAGIIALAVGLRLFALTRQSMWDDEISQVIVASQRLDVIWQRMALIDSNPMLSYTLLKGWMALGLVSDFGLRLFSVLLGSLTVYLSYLLTLRLAGRAEALVTALLVACSPMLIFLSQEVRYNALVIALVLAAQIAFVGLLHRPRWSSFAALVLCGTAAIYTHYFAWLAVASFALIALAQGYVVSRAAGRGASSAATLLGIAQSSQLAAPKAFGLSAANAWISALRRSIRAAGLALLAVALIGLAFLPWAKMFSMQILKGTPWLTPLPTLRGIFNIASQLMLTPTPDRTFGLIEPLRSLIDSDFHGYALIAALVMLPIWGLVALGVLLLRPERQRVGSILLLGAVPTLGIIGAALAMHVYEARYAAPYLPLALLLISVALVGLWRKGGATRVLCVCLAAYLGLTTAASLREYYFHPDYARQDWRGVARLIEDQAEDQDFIAYYHLLKGIPFNRYYQGHNEQHWLIGYNEWDLPDSVYVPRCEQLAAQLTASGGALWLIDYHGEFYDPPGLDGRDRLGRALARAGYVPQVVHCERYGLRRFCVKRFEHDPQQLVAGFSSQIDFSGPHEMLQLADGWFDEVLNGFRFIGPQAELRLRNIDPPGQALIEVEVYIARELLDGPLRLELLVDGEPTASRLMDSSGIYTVSGEVDTSAMGELIDVTLHADRWFVPAEVGFPGDYSVKSLQVRNVALRKADR encoded by the coding sequence ATGAGAGGCGAGCCCGCGGGCGCTGAACGAACAGGGCGGCGCGCCGCCTGGTCCCTGGCCGGGATAATAGCCCTCGCCGTTGGTCTACGGCTGTTTGCGCTGACCCGCCAATCGATGTGGGACGACGAGATCAGCCAAGTGATCGTCGCCTCGCAAAGACTCGACGTAATCTGGCAACGCATGGCGCTGATCGATTCCAACCCGATGCTCAGCTATACGCTGCTCAAGGGCTGGATGGCGCTGGGGCTGGTCTCGGATTTCGGCTTGCGCCTGTTCTCGGTGCTGCTGGGCAGCCTGACGGTCTATCTAAGTTACCTGCTGACCCTGCGTCTGGCGGGCAGGGCCGAGGCGCTGGTCACGGCATTGCTCGTCGCCTGCAGCCCGATGCTGATCTTCTTAAGCCAGGAAGTCCGCTACAACGCGCTGGTGATCGCACTGGTGCTGGCGGCCCAGATTGCGTTTGTCGGTCTGTTGCATCGTCCGCGTTGGAGTTCTTTCGCCGCACTGGTGTTGTGCGGCACAGCCGCGATTTACACCCACTATTTCGCCTGGCTGGCAGTGGCCTCATTTGCACTGATCGCACTTGCCCAAGGCTATGTGGTTTCGCGCGCAGCGGGCAGGGGAGCCTCATCGGCCGCAACACTGCTCGGCATTGCCCAATCCTCACAGCTTGCGGCTCCCAAGGCCTTCGGCCTCTCCGCGGCCAACGCCTGGATTTCCGCCCTACGGCGATCAATCCGCGCCGCCGGACTGGCACTGCTGGCCGTGGCGCTGATCGGCCTGGCGTTTTTACCCTGGGCCAAGATGTTCTCAATGCAAATCCTCAAGGGCACGCCGTGGCTCACGCCGCTGCCCACGCTGCGCGGGATATTCAACATCGCCTCGCAACTAATGCTAACGCCCACTCCTGATCGCACTTTCGGGCTGATCGAACCACTGCGTTCGCTGATTGATTCGGATTTCCATGGCTACGCGTTGATCGCCGCGCTGGTGATGCTGCCGATCTGGGGACTGGTGGCGCTCGGAGTGCTGCTGCTGCGTCCCGAACGTCAGCGCGTGGGATCGATCCTATTGCTGGGCGCAGTGCCGACCTTGGGCATTATCGGCGCAGCATTGGCCATGCACGTTTACGAGGCGCGCTACGCAGCTCCCTATTTACCGCTGGCCCTGCTGCTGATCTCGGTGGCGCTGGTCGGACTCTGGCGTAAGGGGGGCGCAACCCGCGTGCTGTGCGTCTGCCTGGCGGCCTATCTGGGCCTGACCACTGCGGCCAGCTTGCGCGAGTACTACTTTCATCCGGACTACGCGCGCCAGGATTGGCGCGGCGTCGCACGGTTGATCGAGGATCAGGCCGAGGATCAGGACTTCATCGCCTACTACCATCTGCTCAAGGGAATCCCGTTCAATCGTTATTACCAGGGGCATAACGAACAGCACTGGCTGATCGGATACAACGAATGGGACCTGCCCGACAGTGTCTACGTCCCGCGTTGCGAGCAGCTGGCAGCGCAGCTGACCGCGTCGGGCGGCGCGCTGTGGCTGATCGATTACCACGGCGAGTTCTATGATCCGCCCGGGCTTGACGGCCGCGACCGCCTGGGGCGCGCCCTGGCGCGGGCCGGGTACGTCCCGCAGGTAGTGCACTGTGAGCGCTACGGACTGCGGCGCTTCTGCGTCAAGCGCTTTGAGCACGATCCACAGCAGTTGGTTGCGGGATTCAGCTCGCAGATCGACTTCAGCGGTCCTCACGAGATGCTGCAGCTCGCAGACGGCTGGTTCGACGAGGTGCTCAACGGATTTCGCTTCATCGGACCGCAGGCCGAGCTGCGGCTGCGCAATATCGATCCGCCCGGTCAAGCGTTGATCGAGGTCGAGGTTTACATTGCCCGCGAGCTGCTCGACGGCCCGTTGCGCCTTGAACTGCTGGTCGACGGGGAGCCGACGGCCTCGCGGCTGATGGACAGCAGCGGGATTTACACTGTGTCGGGCGAAGTTGATACGAGCGCGATGGGCGAGCTGATCGACGTCACGCTGCACGCCGACCGCTGGTTCGTTCCGGCCGAAGTCGGATTTCCAGGCGATTACTCCGTCAAGTCGCTGCAGGTGCGCAACGTGGCTCTGCGAAAGGCGGATCGATGA